Proteins co-encoded in one Dryobates pubescens isolate bDryPub1 chromosome 4, bDryPub1.pri, whole genome shotgun sequence genomic window:
- the HYCC1 gene encoding hyccin isoform X3, producing the protein MLAVDTGIVEEWLSEFKTLPESSISSYATSLKDKNALISSLYKVIQDPHSELLEPVCHQLFEFYRSGEKQLLRFTLQFLPELMWCYLAVSASRDLQSSGCIEALLLGVYNLEIVDEEGHSKVLSFTIPSLSKPSVYHEPSSIGSMALTEGALSQHGLSRVVYSGPHPQREMLTAQNRFEVLTFLLLCYNAALTYMPAVSLQSLCQICSRICVCGYPRQQVRKYKGVNSRIPVSSEFMVQMLTGIYYAFYNGEWDLARKAMDDILYRAQLELYPEPLLVANAIKASLPQGAMKSSKEGTRCIQVEITPTSSRISRNAVTSMSIRGHRWKRHEQPENGNDATDMGNFIIPEISVTSVAGERTGNGEKSRALAENDVQHLQAVQETAADPRTDSKGMPEIRRQKSGILN; encoded by the exons ATGTTAGCTGTGGATACTGGGATTGTGGAGGAGTGGTTATCGGAGTTCAAG acGCTGCCAGAATCCTCCATATCCAGCTATGCCACAAGCTTGAAAGACAAGAATGCTTTGATTTCATCTCTTTACAAAGTAATTCAGGACCCACACAGTGAA CTCCTGGAGCCAGTTTGCCATCAGCTTTTTGAGTTCTATCGCAGTGGGGAGAAGCAATTGCTACGATTTACCCTGCAGTTTCTGCCGGAGTTGATGTGGTGCTACCTTGCTGTCTCAGCCAGCAGAGATTTGCAGAGCAGTGGATGCATAGAGGCTCTTCTCCTAGGAGTTTACAACTTG GAAATAGTTGACGAAGAGGGACACAGTAAAGTGCTGAGTTTCACAATTCCATCTTTGTCCAAACCTTCAGTCTATCATGAA CCTTCCAGCATTGGCTCCATGGCTCTCACTGAAGGAGCTTTATCGCAGCATGGTTTGTCCAGAGTCGTGTACAGTGGACCACATCCTCAGAGGGAGATGCTGACAGCACAGAACAG GTTTGAAGTGCTgactttccttctgctctgttaCAACGCTGCCTTAACCTACATGCCTGCGGTTTCTCTTCAGTCCTTGTGTCAGATTTGTTCAAG GATTTGTGTCTGTGGATATCCCCGCCAACAAGTGAGAAAGTACAAGGGAGTTAACAGCAGGATTCCAGTGTCATCTGAATTCATGGTACAAATGCTAACAGGGATTTATTATGCCTT TTATAATGGAGAATGGGATCTGGCTCGTAAAGCTATGGATGACATTTTGTatagagcacagctggagctatATCCAGAACCTCTGCTG GTTGCTAATGCAATAAAAGCTTCACTGCCTCAGGGTGCCATGAAATCTAGCAAAGAAGGTACAAGGTGCATTCAGGTTGAAATTACACCCACTTCATCCAGAATATCAAGAAATGCTGTGACTAGCATGTCTATCCGAGGGCACAGATGGAAAAGGCATG AACAACCAGAGAATGGTAATGATGCTACTGACATGGGCAACTTTATCATACCTGAGATTAGTGTCacaagtgtggctggagagaggaccGGGAATGGGGAAAAGAGCAGAGCACTAGCAGAGAATGATGTACAGCATTTACAGGCAGTACAGGAAACAGCTGCAGATCCTAGAACTGACAGCAAAGGCATGCCAGAAATCAGGAGGCAAAAATCT GGAATTCTGAATTAG
- the HYCC1 gene encoding hyccin isoform X2 — protein MLAVDTGIVEEWLSEFKTLPESSISSYATSLKDKNALISSLYKVIQDPHSELLEPVCHQLFEFYRSGEKQLLRFTLQFLPELMWCYLAVSASRDLQSSGCIEALLLGVYNLEIVDEEGHSKVLSFTIPSLSKPSVYHEPSSIGSMALTEGALSQHGLSRVVYSGPHPQREMLTAQNRFEVLTFLLLCYNAALTYMPAVSLQSLCQICSRICVCGYPRQQVRKYKGVNSRIPVSSEFMVQMLTGIYYAFYNGEWDLARKAMDDILYRAQLELYPEPLLVANAIKASLPQGAMKSSKEGTRCIQVEITPTSSRISRNAVTSMSIRGHRWKRHEQPENGNDATDMGNFIIPEISVTSVAGERTGNGEKSRALAENDVQHLQAVQETAADPRTDSKGMPEIRRQKSVRKMMEDGINSSGRVQF, from the exons ATGTTAGCTGTGGATACTGGGATTGTGGAGGAGTGGTTATCGGAGTTCAAG acGCTGCCAGAATCCTCCATATCCAGCTATGCCACAAGCTTGAAAGACAAGAATGCTTTGATTTCATCTCTTTACAAAGTAATTCAGGACCCACACAGTGAA CTCCTGGAGCCAGTTTGCCATCAGCTTTTTGAGTTCTATCGCAGTGGGGAGAAGCAATTGCTACGATTTACCCTGCAGTTTCTGCCGGAGTTGATGTGGTGCTACCTTGCTGTCTCAGCCAGCAGAGATTTGCAGAGCAGTGGATGCATAGAGGCTCTTCTCCTAGGAGTTTACAACTTG GAAATAGTTGACGAAGAGGGACACAGTAAAGTGCTGAGTTTCACAATTCCATCTTTGTCCAAACCTTCAGTCTATCATGAA CCTTCCAGCATTGGCTCCATGGCTCTCACTGAAGGAGCTTTATCGCAGCATGGTTTGTCCAGAGTCGTGTACAGTGGACCACATCCTCAGAGGGAGATGCTGACAGCACAGAACAG GTTTGAAGTGCTgactttccttctgctctgttaCAACGCTGCCTTAACCTACATGCCTGCGGTTTCTCTTCAGTCCTTGTGTCAGATTTGTTCAAG GATTTGTGTCTGTGGATATCCCCGCCAACAAGTGAGAAAGTACAAGGGAGTTAACAGCAGGATTCCAGTGTCATCTGAATTCATGGTACAAATGCTAACAGGGATTTATTATGCCTT TTATAATGGAGAATGGGATCTGGCTCGTAAAGCTATGGATGACATTTTGTatagagcacagctggagctatATCCAGAACCTCTGCTG GTTGCTAATGCAATAAAAGCTTCACTGCCTCAGGGTGCCATGAAATCTAGCAAAGAAGGTACAAGGTGCATTCAGGTTGAAATTACACCCACTTCATCCAGAATATCAAGAAATGCTGTGACTAGCATGTCTATCCGAGGGCACAGATGGAAAAGGCATG AACAACCAGAGAATGGTAATGATGCTACTGACATGGGCAACTTTATCATACCTGAGATTAGTGTCacaagtgtggctggagagaggaccGGGAATGGGGAAAAGAGCAGAGCACTAGCAGAGAATGATGTACAGCATTTACAGGCAGTACAGGAAACAGCTGCAGATCCTAGAACTGACAGCAAAGGCATGCCAGAAATCAGGAGGCAAAAATCTGTAAGAAAAATGATGGAGGATGGAATAAACTCATCTGGCAGAGTGCAGTTTTAG
- the HYCC1 gene encoding hyccin isoform X1 → MLAVDTGIVEEWLSEFKTLPESSISSYATSLKDKNALISSLYKVIQDPHSELLEPVCHQLFEFYRSGEKQLLRFTLQFLPELMWCYLAVSASRDLQSSGCIEALLLGVYNLEIVDEEGHSKVLSFTIPSLSKPSVYHEPSSIGSMALTEGALSQHGLSRVVYSGPHPQREMLTAQNRFEVLTFLLLCYNAALTYMPAVSLQSLCQICSRICVCGYPRQQVRKYKGVNSRIPVSSEFMVQMLTGIYYAFYNGEWDLARKAMDDILYRAQLELYPEPLLVANAIKASLPQGAMKSSKEGTRCIQVEITPTSSRISRNAVTSMSIRGHRWKRHGNSELAIQEELMEVSETDEGFYSRATSSTSQSALCNSSNVSSKNLLGKSQRRSGGSKAGGKEKEGETCREHLSRKQTQRAMSENLELVSLKRLTLTTSQSLPKPSGHGLARTTTTVFSKSFEQVSGVTAPNNRGGVSGTESNRFSACSLQEEKLIYGTERTDLPVLSKQPNQQRPPSISITLSTD, encoded by the exons ATGTTAGCTGTGGATACTGGGATTGTGGAGGAGTGGTTATCGGAGTTCAAG acGCTGCCAGAATCCTCCATATCCAGCTATGCCACAAGCTTGAAAGACAAGAATGCTTTGATTTCATCTCTTTACAAAGTAATTCAGGACCCACACAGTGAA CTCCTGGAGCCAGTTTGCCATCAGCTTTTTGAGTTCTATCGCAGTGGGGAGAAGCAATTGCTACGATTTACCCTGCAGTTTCTGCCGGAGTTGATGTGGTGCTACCTTGCTGTCTCAGCCAGCAGAGATTTGCAGAGCAGTGGATGCATAGAGGCTCTTCTCCTAGGAGTTTACAACTTG GAAATAGTTGACGAAGAGGGACACAGTAAAGTGCTGAGTTTCACAATTCCATCTTTGTCCAAACCTTCAGTCTATCATGAA CCTTCCAGCATTGGCTCCATGGCTCTCACTGAAGGAGCTTTATCGCAGCATGGTTTGTCCAGAGTCGTGTACAGTGGACCACATCCTCAGAGGGAGATGCTGACAGCACAGAACAG GTTTGAAGTGCTgactttccttctgctctgttaCAACGCTGCCTTAACCTACATGCCTGCGGTTTCTCTTCAGTCCTTGTGTCAGATTTGTTCAAG GATTTGTGTCTGTGGATATCCCCGCCAACAAGTGAGAAAGTACAAGGGAGTTAACAGCAGGATTCCAGTGTCATCTGAATTCATGGTACAAATGCTAACAGGGATTTATTATGCCTT TTATAATGGAGAATGGGATCTGGCTCGTAAAGCTATGGATGACATTTTGTatagagcacagctggagctatATCCAGAACCTCTGCTG GTTGCTAATGCAATAAAAGCTTCACTGCCTCAGGGTGCCATGAAATCTAGCAAAGAAGGTACAAGGTGCATTCAGGTTGAAATTACACCCACTTCATCCAGAATATCAAGAAATGCTGTGACTAGCATGTCTATCCGAGGGCACAGATGGAAAAGGCATG GGAATTCTGAATTAGCAATTCAAGAAGAGCTGATGGAAGTATCTGAAACCGATGAAGGGTTTTACTCTAGGGCTACTTCTAGTACAAGTCAGTCTGCTCTATGTAACAGCAGCAATGTGAGCAGTAAGAACCTTTTAGGGAAGAGCCAACGGAGGTCTGGAGGAAGCAAagctggaggaaaagaaaaagaaggagaaacctGCAGGGAACACTTGTCAAGGAAACAAACTCAGAGAGCCATGAGTGAGAACCTAGAGCTTGTCTCTCTGAAGAGACTGACACTGACaaccagccagtccctgcctaAGCCTAGCGGCCATGGTCTGGCCAGAACAACCACCACTGTGTTTAGTAAATCCTTTGAACAGGTCAGCGGTGTCACAGCTCCAAATAATCGTGGTGGTGTGTCTGGCACAGAGTCCAACAGGTTTTCAGCTTGCAGTCTTCAGGAGGAAAAACTGATATATGGAACAGAAAGAACAGATCTACCTGTTTTAAGCAAACAGCCAAACCAGCAGCGACCTCCTAGTATTAGCATAACCTTGTCAACAGATTGA